The nucleotide window ctccccacctgcccccccTTATCAGGGAGATGTCCCTGAAATGACCTTTCCTCTGCTTGCCCGCCTTCATTGTTGCCATAACCCTTATCATCACCTGGATACatctgttgtttattttttactccctgtctctccctctaGAACATGAGCTCTGCCAGGAAGGGGTTTATCTCCCTTGATTAAAGTCATACTTTCAAGTCCTACAACAGGGTTgatgtgctcaacaaatatttgctgaatgaatttaTAACcctatttatttatatgtgagAATATCAATAGTTTGTCTCTATGTCAACACACATGTCCCGAATCCTCTGTGGGCACCAGGCCCTGTGTGGGCACGGAGGGACAGAGATGAACAAAGCCCTCTCCTTGTCTGGCCGAGGACAAGGACAGGCAGACAGCCCGTGACTACACATCGTGGAATGCAAAGCGGCCGTGACGCGCCAGGGCTGTACCCAAGTATGAAGACTGAGGGAATTTAATTTGGCTCAAGGCGGAATTAAAGACGAATTTGCAGTGGAGGGACATTTAAACTGGGTTTTGAGAGATGACTAGGAGCTTGGCATTGACAAgctgagaaaaacaaacattgCAGGGAGAAGGATCAGCATGCAAATTATAAATACACATGTGCACAAATGTGTTTGCGGAAGCCTCACTTGGAAACTGGAGTCAAAAAGCCCAGATTCAAGTCCCACACCCCGATTTATTCATTCCTTCTCTGAGCATCGCTTAGCCTTACCCTTGGGCAGGCTCTGGGCTGGGGTGCCCCAAGAGGTTCTGGGTCTGGTGCAGGGAAGAGGATTAAACCGTTTCAGCCCAGATTGAGGGGTTCTCTGAGAGTCCAGGTACAGAGAAATGGAGCCAGCCTATCCATAAGCTCCCTTAAAAGAGGGCCGGGGGGTCCAGGCAGTCCTGGATATGCTCTGGCCCTCAGGTTTTTTCATCTGGGAACATGCCCTGCCCACTTCGCAAGCTGTTGTGAAGATGATCAAATAAATGCATGGAAAATGTCAGTATCACATAGAGACGTTCACAGAATaaggtgaatgtgtgtgtgttgatgtaGCTTTTCCCAGTTTTAGGACCTTTCTCTGTGTCATTTGGCAGAAAGCACCCATTTGGAAAAACCTCTTATATCATTTCCGGTCAGCCTGGATGCCTAACTGGGCCATGTGTACAGCAAAAGTTGGGGTCATGAAATAAGATTTGTTGCCCTTAGAAACCAGCAGTTCTCATATGATGTTTTTGATAGACATGGAATTGATGTTATGAGCATTTATCTTTAACATAAACCTTGTTGGTTTGCATGATACGGAATGCTTCTATGGGCTGCAAAACCCCAAAGAAGCACTGAAAATGTTGACCCTGACTTGCACCTCTCCTTGAAGACTCAGGGTTACCCGAGACTGTTGCAGCCCTTAGTGGGGCTACAGACATATGACAGAGGCAGACAAGCAGAGAAAGCCACATAGAATTGTAATCGTGGTGAGATGCATAAGAAACAGAACAGGATGTAGAATTCTGCAAAACCGAGAGCATATACGGATTCCTATTTAGGGAGGCCCGTGAGGCTGAGGGGAAgttggagtattaaaaaaagccaATTGTAAAGTAAGAGGAGCTCCATGCAGGCAGAAGGAGCAGCATAAGCAAAAGTCCTGAGGCTGCAGCAGCTCAGTGTGCTCATGGAACTGAAGAGGCATGTGCAGAAGCAGTGCAGGGGGTGGCACAGCTGGAGAGGAAGTGGGTAGCTGGTGGGGCCAGCCCAGACAGCCTGGGGGAGCACTTACGGAGTTGGGAGTTTTCTAGGCCCAATGGTATTGCAGGTTGCAGAAGGCTAAGGGCTCAGTACCTGTGCAAGCAAAGGGGAGAAAGAAGGATTGGACAAAGGGGGAAACTGAGCAGCAGGGCAGTCTTAAGAGACGCCTCAGCCCACCTGTGAAGATTCTTGGGTGGTTGGCCCTTCAAAGCTGTCTTAAGTTGGGGGTAAGAGGGCTGGCTCTCCATCCTTCTCTCAGCTATCAGATGCAGGATACCCTTGGGGAAAGGGCATGAACCTTGGGGGAAACAGTGCTTTTAGCTGAGCACCACCCATAGGCAGCATTCCTGGCAGCTGGGGTAGGAAGAGCTTCATTGCCCAAGAACATCTGGGTGGCCCATCACCGCATCCGCCAGAAATGGGAAGCCTCAAAAGGTGTTTCAGCATTTGAAATCACATCACCCTAGCTCTTGTGTGGCAAAGATTGGGAGGTTTCAAGACTAGAAGAAGAGATGGAGGTTTGGATGAATCTGAGATGCTGTTTGGAGGTAGAACCCGGAGCACTTGGTGGCGCGTGGCATGTGGGAAGAGGGCAAGAGGGAGAACCAAAGATTTCTCTGGGCTTCTGCTTGGAGGGACTGGGTGGTACCATTTCCTGAGGTGAGGAAGATGGAAAAGGATCCAAAATGTTGGTTTTGGACTTAAGTTGGAGATGTGTGTGAAATGCCCTTAAGGGCTCTTTGTCAGGCATCGGAGAAGATTCCTCGGGAGAGAGCTAACATTCGAGAGTCGTCAGCATAGATGTGTACAGTCAGGGCTCTCCAAAGAGATGGAACCAAAAGAATACCTAcctatctctgtctgtctctctttctatctctctctctctctctctctctctatttatcatctatcatctatcaatcatctatctatcatcagtcatctatctatatcatctatcatcaagATATTTACTTCAAGGGCGCCAGTTACTGAGCCTCAACCGAGGACTCAGCAGCCTCCTCTTGAGCCCCCACATTACCTGCCTATGTTGCCTTCTACTGGCCATTTCCCCCTTTTCTGATGCAAGTAAGGGTGATGGTCTGCTTCCTGCTGGCACTGAGGATTATATCCGCCTAAGAATTCaacagagaaagggcaggaagaccCTTACTACTGTCCAAGGGATCACTGATGATTATGATAAAAAGAAACTAGTGAAGGCATTTCAGAAGAAATTTGCCTGCAATTTTACTGTAACTGAGTGGCCAGAATATGGAGAAGTCATTCATCTACAGGGTGACCAGTGCGAGAACACATACCAGTTCCTGGTAGGGGCTGGACTGACTAAGGACGACCAGCTGGAGATTCATGGGCTTAAGTGCTTTGACTCACTGAAGCTTAAGTTAGGATTTCCTTGCAATGAGGAGAATTTCCCTGCTGTCTCTGTCCCAGGTTTAAAAACTTCACAGCTTGTATGATGTAACCATTTGGGGTCTGCTTTTAATGTGAACTAAGGGAATGCCTTCATGCAATAAACTGAAAAGTgccgaaaaaaaaaaagatatttatttcAAGGAATTAGCTCATGTGACTGTGGGGGGGCTAACAAGTCCAAAATCGGGAAAGCAGGCCAGCAGGTTGGAACCTCAGGCTGAGGGTCAGTGCTGCAGACTTGAGACGGAATTGCTCCTTCTTCTCCAGGAAACCTGTTTTTGCTCTTTGGACCTTCCAATGACTgtgtgaggcccacccacattatccAGGGCACTCTCCTTTACTTACAGTCAGCCTACAGTGAGGGCTCGCTTCATCTACCAAAGACCTTCCCAGCACTACCTAGATTTGGGTTTCACCAATAACTGGGTGCGGGAGCCCAGCCAAACTGACACataaactcaccatcacacatgGTGTTTAGAGCCGTGATCCTGCCTGGGATTAGTTAAGGGGACCATGTAGAGAGCTGAGAAGAAAACTTAAGACTGAAGACTGAGGTGCTCCAACATTTAAACTTCACATAGAGAAGGAGGTGCTGGACAAAGAGAACAGGAAGAGCAGCCAGGGAAAACCAGGTTCTGTGCAGATGGAGTCTGTGGAGGCCTCAGTTAGACCAAGCCGGGGGGAGCAGGCCTCTGtcctgcaggacttctcagggcCTTTAGTGTGCATCTATGCTTTGTGGAGCCTCATGAGGAAGATGTGGTAGGGGTATTTGTCAGACTTACTTGACCGATCAGgagccaggtttttttttttgtaagagacTTTAGGAAACTTTGCAGAAGTAAATGATGGCACCAACATAGCTTTAAATTTGGAAAATTAGCCCTGTAGAATATGGTGTCAGGACTGAGCTGAAGAGAAAAAATTTAGTGGCTAATGGGGTGGAGATGCTGCTGGGAGCCTCCAGTTCTCAGAATGGGATGTCTGCTCTTTCCCATGGGGCACGAGGGCAAGGGTCAGACTATCCTGAAAAGCCATTTGGCTAAGATGTCAAGGCTCTGTCTGCCTCCAGGCAGACAGGTATTTTGTAAAAAACTCTGATTCCAAAGTAAGACCCTGGTCCTTAAGCTCTGATCTGGAAGACAGGTGGGCAGGTCTGGGCTGCAGTCACTTCTCCAGGGTTTAAATCCTAGCTGCAtcagggactctcttgtcccctcctggcttgagccaggagctctgtcctcaatctctctctctaaataaaagcctctgccttgctctcctaaacaaacaaaaacaaacaaacaaataaataaatcctagCTGCGTCACTGTTGAGCTGGGTGAACTTGGACCATTTCCTATACCACCTTCTGGAGCCACGGTTTCATTATCTGTGCAGCTGGCCTCTTCTCAGAGTTTGGGGATCATGTGAGATGGTGTGGTGACATACCTGGCCCTTGGTCAGCAGCCAACAGCAGCTGTCTGCTCGGACCACTTTGCGATTGCACAAGGAGGGGTTACATAAGCTGTACCCCGGCTCGGCCAGACTGCAGAGAAGAAACAGGCATACATCGCTGGCCTGCTGAATGGGCCTGGAAGAGTGACTCACTGTGGAGAGGGCGTCCGGAGGAGCGTCAGAACCCCATCTTGGGCCATCTTTCAGGGTCATCTATAAACAACCTCCCATCAGGGCAGGCTTGGGGCAGGACTGTTTGGAAGCTGGAAGCCAGGCCTGTGGCCTCCTCTTAACCTGGTCCAAGGCTCCCTTTATCAGCCTGCCTTTGGGGCctgggggagaaagagagaaacagggcagctCTGCTCCTGGGTCAGCAGAGATGGGGTATTTAAACTCAGCACTAGCAGGCCTGGAGAGCCCACACTCTGGGGCCCTGGGCCCACCACTGAcaccctgtgtgaccttggggaaggcCTCAGTATCCTTCTTTTGAAAAGGTCTCTAACATTTTGTGGATGGTATatcttattctttctcaggaaaccTTCTATAACCAACCAGTGTCTCTAACCCTCAGGAGCCCTTCGGCTGCTGGGAAGGAGGTCTGTGTGGACCATGACGGGTAATCTCAAAGGGTAAGCAAGCACTTACAACTATGACAATGCCTGCAGTGGTCTCTTAGGGCTGCCACATAAAAGTGCCACAGAACAGGGGGCTCTAAACAACAGGAATGCATCCTCTCAGTTCAGGAGGCCCAAGGTCCATGGTCAAGGTGTGGCGGGGCCGGCTCCTCCTAGAGGCTCTGAGGgagcccccaccccctgctctgTGCTGGCTCCGGGTAGTTCTGGGCAGCCCCTGGCACTCCTGCTTATAAAAGCACCATGCCCAATCTGTCTCCAGCTTCTTGGGGCCTTTTCCCTGGTCTCCGTATCCCTTCTCTTCTTCtaggccctcctccccagtgaCTGGATTTAGGGCTCACCTCAGGTCAGCATGGCCGCATCTTAACTACTTCTGCAAAGACTCCCTTCTCTTCAGAGGTTCCATGTGGATATGAATTTTCAGGGGAAAAGAACACTTTTCAACCCATGAGGCCCACCTTCATCTCACTTACTCTTCATAACAACTGGATCTTCATTTATTAAgcgaacaaatggaaactcagacAAGTTAACTGACGTTGTTCAAATTCCCACAGGCAGGACGTGGCAGAGCTGGATGTGACCCAGGAACCTGGCTCCAAGCCCCAGGGCAGCGCCCCTGTCATGTTGGCGCTGAGCTGGATACAAAGCCTCCTTTCCAGAGTCACAAGCTCTGGGGGACAGGCACACGTAATGTGTTACctgcccattttacagttgaggaaactgaggccaaaggCCAGCAGAggagtggggaaggaggagaggggtTTGCCACAATCTGACGGTAAGTGGCACGGTAGCGACTCAAGGCCTAGCTTCCCAAATTCCTCCCCTACAATTAATTGTTGTATCTCAGTATAAGCGAGATGAAAGAAGCTGGACACAAAGGCACGTACTGTCTGATTCCATCTACATGAATTGTCTGGGACAGGCCATCCCACAGACACAATgaagattagtggttaccagaggctgcggggagggagggatggaaaaTGACTCTAATGGAATGGGACttgggatttctttttggggtgacgAATGCGTTCTGGAATTAGAGAGCAGTGCCGGCTGTGCAACTCTCTAAGTATACTAAAGCTGTGGGGGTGTGTGGCatgggaattatatctcaaaaaagctgTTATTAAAAACAAATCTCAGTGTAGGGTGTTAGCCACAGGCTGCTGGGGAGGGGATTCTGCAGGAAGCTAGTGCTCACAGGGCCCAGGAGATGCCAATCTGTTGATTGGGGCAGAAATAGTCCACAGGCTGGCTCAGAAGCTCTTCATGCAGGAAGGCCCCTTGGGGGCTCTGTCTGTGACTGAATTTGCACCCCTCTGTTAAGGCACAGCAACCGAGGGCAGGTGGGCTTCCAGAACGCCCCCAGAAAACCTGCATGGCCTTAGCAAGTTGtatccctctctgggcctcagtttcctcatcatgAATTGGTGATGACATGAGCTTCTGCCCACCTGAGTGCTCGTAAAGGTCTCCAGCCTAAAAGGAGCTCAGCAGAGTGAGACATCTCCATGGGGCTCCTTTGACTTCAGCCAAAAAATTCCACACACCAAGCGTTAAACTTTCAGTCATTGCTATTGTCAAACTGTGACCTCCTCGATTACCCTTGACCCCCACATCCTCCTGGAGCTTGGCCAGAGGTCAGAGCTGTGAGAGGCTCTTCAATTTGGCCTGGGGGTCACACTGGGGGCTGGGTCACAAGTTGATGGTGGAGCACACTGCTGGGGTCTGCAAGTCAAGGCTCCACCTTCTGAATCAAAACGACCACTCAAGTGGCTTTGCAGATTGACAGCAGTCATCATCTCTAGCAGTTTCCCATTGGCTCCCGCTGGGCCACTGGGCATTCATTTTGCGCCTCCGCACCAAGGCCCTTGGCTGCTCTGACCAGGGCAGACTCAGGAGTGGGACCCCTTGCTCGGTTGTGAGTCCGCCAGAGGCCTGCCTGGGCTTCTCCCCATCACACCAGcttgctgggggcagggagagtcAGGAGCAGAGGGGCCGCTCATGCTGCCTGGCCGGggtgcagggagaagggaggaatgTTCTCCCAGACCGTCTGTCCCTTGAGAGCCCTGCTTGAGTTTCCAGCCAGTGGCTTTCCTCTGAATCACAGACTTCCTTGAGTCGTGCTCACAGCTGTGAGTAAAGTCCCTTGGGCACTTGTGGGCAACTTTCTCTAAGCTCAGAGCTGTGGGTGAGGGATGCAGGCTGTGTGGGAAATGTGGGCACTGGAGGGGGAGTGGAATACGTGCTGGACTCTGCCCAAGCGCATGCATCCAATACGGCTAGAGGGCAGAGATGagccaggagggagagaaagggagaaagacaaGGCCGAGACCAGCTCACGGAGGGCCGCCGTCACCATCGCCATCAGCATCGTGGCAGCTCACACATCTTGAGTGCCAGCTCTGTACCAGGCATGGTGCTGAACACTCACACATTAACCCTGTTAATAGTTCTACGAGGCAGAtccattattattcccattttactggtgAGGAAATGTAGACTCGGAAAGGATAAGTGATATGTCCAAGACTGCTCAGCTAATAACCAGTTAGAACCAGAGCCGGCATCCACGTCTGCCTGGTTCCAAGGCCTTGGCCCCTAAACACTGCTCCTTGCACTCCCTGTGACTGCATTTGCATTCTTAAAGCACATTATTGGCTGCTGAGCTGAGAATAAGAATTGGGGGACGGTGGCAGTTAGCAACACAGATGGGGAGACCAATAGAAGATGATGgctggaaagagaaagaagcagaTAGATCCGGGGAACACttaggtggaatctaaaaaggGGTGCTGATACATTGGGCAGAAGAGATGAAGGGAAGTGTGCAATAACAACGAGCCCAGCTTTCCGGCATAAGTGGATGGAGGTGTACAGGGAGCAGTGCCACTCTTTGCAGACACAGAATGCAAGTTTTGcttaatgagtgagtgaatgaatgaataaatgaatgatgaagCGGTCCCAAAATAGAGTGGGTAATGGGTTCCCCATGTCAGTGAGTATGCAAGCAGGGGCTAGACAACTGTTTAATCTAGACATTGTAGAAGACACTCCTGATTTGAAGGGGAGGCTAAATggaaggcactcaataaatagatATACTGCATGCATGAATGATTGAATCACTGCCATCTCTGATACTAGGGCCTCATGGGGCCTGGGAGCCTGGTAGTGAGTTACTAGTGTGGGAATGTAGGATGCGAGAAATTCTTCAAATGCTGTTAAATTTTCTTGAGTTTCTACTTGACTATATTTGGGAGTGTACATTTTAATACATGTTAATAAGGATACATATTGGGTATGGGTAATCAAAATCCTTTTACTTACAGGGATATACAATCACAAAAGCTTGGACACCCCTTATCTGTGGGACAGAATCCCTAGGGAGTTTGAACAGAGATAAATGGAAGGGGACAAAACTCAGGGTCTGGGGAGTTGTAACGGGTTAAAGAGCTGTGCAATAACTCCTCATCCATCTCGTACCCTGTACAGAAATGACACATCTTGAAGCAGCTCATCCATTCCTCATTGTTTGCGAAATGCTCCCTCTTCACAACGTAGCACCCCTTTAGGGCCTTCGTAGGAGAGATGTTCTTTATCATGGTGTCAACACAACCCACAGGGCAGCCCCCTTCCCGCAGACCGATTCAGACCGCGTCTGGGCCCTCGAGTGATCACAAGGGACCCGGGGCTGTGATGATGATGGGTTCTGCCCCCAGGAGACCTTCTACCTGTGCACACCTGCTGATGGATGAATGTCAGGCACTACACAGCTTGGCCCTCTTTGTGGTCCACTGACAGGATGTGCATGGCTTGACTTCATTCTAATAGGAAGGGGTTCATTCCTTattcatctgttttctttctccagcCACAAGGGTGTGTGTTTAGTGGGGTAAAGGGGTGTGAATGGCAGGCAACAAAAggctgggatggggaggggaTCTTTTTTGACCCTTTTTGTTTTAAGATCCAGAGCTGAATGGGTCAGGATTTACGCACTCTCTGCCATCCAAACCCTCCTGGGTCCCAGGTTCTCTCCTCCTCAGAGAGCTGGCTACCAAGTACTCACTTATTTAGTGAGTGAGCGAGCTGTTGGGGGGCTGCCGCTGAGGGCCCCTCCCTGCCTAGGCTCTGAGCGGCTGGGTGGTGCTTCATCCAACCACCCCATGGACTTGGcatggtgctggcagcaagaagCAGACTATAAGAcgggtagaaaaagaagaaatgaattccCCTGGGGTACCTGGGGTTTGGGGCCAAGGATGCTGGTCCAGCCACCTCTTGCCTGGCCCCTGGGGCTGCCCACCGCCCCGCCCACCTCCCTGTCCCTCCCATCCGGTGCTGAGCGACGATCCCTCTGCTGCTGGTTCTATGAGCAAATGTGAGGCCGGCATTCTCCTGTTTCTCTTCAGTCTGGGTCTGTTTATCACGAGGGGCCTTGTTCCCAGAGCTGCTTCAAGATGGCATGTGCCTGGGCTCAGGCTGCCCAGCTGTGAAATCAGGTCGTGTTGGCCAGGGGCACCTGCCAGGCACTCAGCCTTCCGAGTAGGGGAACTTGGTCCTAGAGCAAAGCTTTGGGGTAAATGACCTCCGTGACACATCAGTGGTCAGCTGCCCTTGGGTGGTCCCTGTTGGGCCTTAAATAAACCATTGGTTGATGCGCTTGGTTGCTGACATGAGGTCCATCACAGGCGGGCCTGGACTCCTGACAGCTGTCTGCCCTCCACCTGCGGTGAGGGTCTGAGCGTGTGATTCCCAGGCAAGTCTAATCAGAAATCTCTCTGGCCCATCACACATCAGACATTGAAGGGGTGGCCTTTCCCCCAAAgcttctgtgtgtgcatgtgttggcGGGACAgtggtgggaaggaaaggtagaaGGAGCTGATGTTACTGTGGGCGCACTAATAGGCACTTTGCACACCATCAGCTACAGTTCTGACACTCCTCTACAGAGCCGTTGCTACACCAAtgtctttttctttataataaatttattcCCATTCTGTGTGCATAATAATGCCTCAGATTTACATAGCAcctttcatttttcaaagaacttcTCTTCCTGTTACTTCCTTTACGTGTTACAACAATGTCgtgtcacagaggaggaaactgaggcagggacaAGGTGATATGCAACTAGTTCTCAGCTGGACCGGGGCACCAGGCTCCTCACCCCCTCTTCTGTACCGTCCAGAGCGCCTTGCTTGACCACAGCATAGAGCAGCCTGCAGAGGCTGCAAGAGCTCGGTCACCCCTTGAGTTTGCAAGTTCTTTCAAAACAGAGcctgcattttcttctttcctctggccCGCAGGGCTCGATGCTGCGCATACAGAAATTGCTGCATAGGTAGGCTGGTGCTTACTTTGGTCTTCTTTAGCATGGAGCAGCTCATTCAAGGGTGAGGTGAGCAACAGAATCCTAGTTTCCGGGTTCTTACCCGGATCCCGTGGTTTAGGGATGAGTTGAGCCTTCATTAACCTGAATCATTCTCCAGAGCCCTAGCCGAGTGGATCTCAGGGAGGTAAGGCAGCCCCCGTGGGTGCACTCAGCCACCGCACCACAGCTGGCTGGCAGTTTCTCTGGGGGATCTGAGCTGTCGCGAAGGGTCAGAGTGGAACACCACATGGGCAGGAAGCTCCGTTATTCCTGTCCCTGTCCCCAGGTTCCCTCCACGCCTGGGAAGGGGCAGACTGGGCCAGGGGTGGCAGCAAAGAGGGACCATAATACTATTGTATTTATGGAGTCCGTGGCAGTGCACAAGGTCGCTCCGTCCCCAAGACCTTGCTTGCTGCGCCCTGGGCAGGCCAGGAATCACACTCCTGTGTTTTACTGAAGACACCGGCTCACGGCCCCAGCTCACACATTGGATGCCTTCCGTTCCTTCTTGGGGGCATCTTGAAGAGCAACTGTCCATCGGTCCACACACGAGAACAGAAGCGCCACTGGCATCCACTCACTGGCTGCTCCCCACCCACTCTGGCAATTTGTGGATCTGGCGCTCCACCGAGATAGAGGTCCGCAGGGTGCCCATGGAGTTCTCCATCTGGCTGGACTCTGACACGCAGCCCCCCTTCTGGCATAGTCTCTGGTATACCTCCCATGCCTTCTTGCGGAAGTGCTTGCCCACGATCACGTACACCAGGGGGTTGAGGCAGCTGTTGCTATAGGCTATGTAAGAGGCGATCTGTGTCAGGATGTCGGTGATGTGCTCGTCCCAGCAGCTGGAGAGGATCTTGAGGCGCAGCAGCGTGTCCAGGAAGGTGCTGATCTGGAAGGGCAGCCAGCAGATGATGAACAGCAGCAGCACAGCCAGGACCAGCACCGTGGCCTTCCTCTCTGTCTGGATCTCCTTGAACTTCTGCATCTCATTGTTCCGCAGGACCTGCATGATCTGCACCGTGCAGAAGGTGATGATGCTCAGGGGCAGGAGGAAGCCCACAGAGTTCAGGAGGACGTTGGTGAACACCTCCCAGGAGCAGGACGGGTAGACGATGATGCAGGCCGTGACGTTGTGGCCCTCGGCTCCATACTCCTTCATGGTCCGGAAGGCCAGCATGGGAGAGCTCAGGAGCAGCGTGCACCCCCAGATCACCAGGCTGTAGAGTTTGGCCCAGCGCACCCTGCGCATGCGGCCCATGGACATGGTTTTCACCAGAGCCAGGTAGCGGTCGATGCTCACCAGCATCAGGAAACAGATGCTGCTGTAGAGATTCATGTAGACCATGGTGTTCACTACACGGCAGAGGATCTCCCCGAAGAGCCAGTCGAAATTGTTCGCAATGGTGACGGCCCAGAAGGGCAGCCCGCAGGCCAAGATCAGGTCTGCCGCGGCCAGGTTGCCCAGGTAGATCTCTGCCACCGTGCAGCTGCTCTTGTGCA belongs to Manis pentadactyla isolate mManPen7 chromosome 11, mManPen7.hap1, whole genome shotgun sequence and includes:
- the LOC118910821 gene encoding B2 bradykinin receptor-like isoform X1; its protein translation is MFSAWKRPMFLSVHEDPVPTTASFSVDMLNITSHGLASALNGTLSQGNCLHSDWWSWLNAIQAPFLWVLFVLAVLENVFVLSVFCLHKSSCTVAEIYLGNLAAADLILACGLPFWAVTIANNFDWLFGEILCRVVNTMVYMNLYSSICFLMLVSIDRYLALVKTMSMGRMRRVRWAKLYSLVIWGCTLLLSSPMLAFRTMKEYGAEGHNVTACIIVYPSCSWEVFTNVLLNSVGFLLPLSIITFCTVQIMQVLRNNEMQKFKEIQTERKATVLVLAVLLLFIICWLPFQISTFLDTLLRLKILSSCWDEHITDILTQIASYIAYSNSCLNPLVYVIVGKHFRKKAWEVYQRLCQKGGCVSESSQMENSMGTLRTSISVERQIHKLPEWVGSSQ